In Bacteroidales bacterium, a single genomic region encodes these proteins:
- a CDS encoding TerB family tellurite resistance protein has translation MNFSDFITHHGKRVNKEHYIHLIQVSKSDGKIDPEELAILHKEGKRFGLTDPEIDKLIENEGHHHYHAPYSLDEKFEHLYSVAEMILADDVVTEGEKKILKRFAIEAGFSDKAIDNLLDILFDGIRKDESEEVLLNKFRKNMFG, from the coding sequence ATGAATTTTTCAGACTTTATAACTCATCATGGTAAAAGGGTAAATAAGGAGCATTATATTCACCTTATTCAGGTTTCAAAAAGTGACGGTAAAATTGACCCGGAGGAACTTGCTATCCTGCATAAGGAAGGGAAAAGATTCGGACTTACCGATCCTGAGATTGATAAACTGATTGAGAATGAAGGTCATCATCATTATCATGCCCCGTACAGCCTTGATGAAAAATTTGAACATCTCTATAGTGTTGCTGAGATGATCCTTGCAGATGATGTCGTTACCGAAGGGGAGAAGAAGATCCTGAAAAGGTTTGCTATTGAAGCAGGATTCAGCGATAAAGCAATTGACAATCTGCTTGACATTCTTTTTGATGGAATCAGGAAGGATGAATCAGAAGAAGTATTGCTTAATAAATTCAGGAAGAATATGTTCGGGTAG
- a CDS encoding efflux RND transporter permease subunit — protein MKITELAVKNYQFTIVVFLLLIALGVYSFLKIPQAEDPEFPISIFPVIAIYPGASPSDIEQLVVDKIEESLNELEDILSIKSEIKDGVAIIVIEFTSDTDPDKKYDEILRQINSIRSSLPTDLYSLETLKIQAGNTNIIQSALVSESASWSELRKYSEELRDKISAVPGVRKADAMAYPDQEVRVAIDLPRLSHLKLTVSQVIGAIQSENMNIPGGSIEAGPKKFNVVTSGNYKSIEEIRRTIVGAAMGQVIYLKDVAEVSWKDADTRYTGRYNGTPAVFILANLKKNQNIHMVRNSIYEIYDSFEKKLPSGIRLERGFDQSQNVKNKLGRLGKDFLFAFLLVLITLLPLGLRASGTVMISIPLSLLFGLTGLYLVGFSINQLSIVGAVIALGLLVDDSIVVVENISRWVRGGTPPFQAAIKATSQIGPAVIGCTATLILAFLPLMFLPGMAGMYMRVLPTAVTFIVIGSLLVALTIIPFITSLVFKKEVDPRGNAVLRGMNKGIDFTYGRALQWSLKRPVMTVSIAAILFFSSLLLINVIGFSLFPKAGIPQFLISVETPRGSNIRETDKAVRYVESVLASRPDIKFYMSNIGKGNPMIYYNSFQKSEQATIGEVLCELKPEYLKGIEKIVDELRDTLSNYVNARIYVNEFENGKPIGAPIELRLVGNNLDSIKRWSAKIEDVIRDNEASVYVKNPLSQSLTDLKVNINTEKAGMFGIPTAEIDRTIRLGLSGITAGKFRDESGEEYSINVRLPKDEANTPEAFDDIYIASLSGEQIPLSQLASTEFENSPTLIQHYNSERSITVSASVRSGYNTDKVTKEILAKVEELELPDGFSVIPAGELESRKSSFEGIGTAILVAVFGIFAILILEFKTFKSTLIVLSVIPLGIIGGLLMLWATGYTLSFAAAIGFVALIGIEIKNSILLVDFTNQLRQQGTSLDEAIIKAGEIRFLPVLLTTLTAIGGLMPIALSNSNLYSPLAYVIIGGLITSTLLARLVTPVMYKIIPPEIKQV, from the coding sequence ATGAAAATTACAGAATTAGCAGTAAAGAATTATCAGTTTACAATAGTTGTATTTCTTCTTCTGATTGCTTTGGGAGTTTACTCATTTCTAAAGATACCCCAGGCTGAGGATCCGGAGTTTCCAATCTCGATTTTCCCGGTAATTGCAATATATCCGGGAGCATCTCCGTCAGATATTGAGCAGCTTGTTGTTGATAAAATTGAAGAGAGCCTCAATGAACTTGAGGATATCCTGTCAATAAAGTCGGAGATTAAGGATGGAGTTGCAATTATTGTTATTGAGTTCACATCTGATACTGATCCTGACAAGAAGTATGATGAGATTCTCAGACAGATCAATTCAATAAGATCTTCGCTTCCAACAGATCTTTATAGTCTGGAGACATTAAAAATCCAGGCAGGAAATACCAATATAATTCAGAGCGCCCTGGTATCAGAATCAGCATCGTGGTCTGAGCTCAGAAAATACTCTGAAGAACTCAGGGATAAAATCTCAGCTGTTCCGGGTGTAAGGAAAGCCGACGCTATGGCCTATCCCGATCAGGAGGTGAGGGTCGCAATCGATCTTCCGAGATTATCACATCTTAAATTAACAGTTAGTCAGGTTATAGGGGCAATACAAAGTGAAAACATGAATATTCCGGGTGGCAGCATAGAGGCCGGACCGAAAAAATTCAATGTTGTTACAAGCGGCAATTATAAGTCGATTGAAGAGATTCGAAGGACTATCGTTGGAGCAGCAATGGGGCAGGTTATCTATCTTAAAGATGTGGCTGAGGTGAGCTGGAAAGATGCAGATACAAGATATACAGGTCGTTATAATGGCACACCTGCGGTTTTCATCCTGGCAAACCTCAAGAAGAACCAGAATATTCATATGGTACGGAACAGCATTTATGAGATCTACGATTCATTTGAAAAGAAATTACCCTCAGGCATACGACTCGAACGAGGATTCGATCAGTCGCAGAATGTTAAGAATAAGCTGGGCAGGCTGGGAAAGGACTTTCTTTTTGCCTTTCTTCTGGTACTTATTACTCTATTGCCCCTGGGTTTAAGGGCATCGGGAACAGTCATGATTTCAATACCACTCTCCCTTCTTTTCGGACTAACCGGGTTATATCTTGTAGGATTCAGCATCAATCAGTTAAGCATAGTGGGTGCTGTAATTGCCCTTGGACTTCTTGTTGATGATTCAATAGTAGTTGTTGAGAATATCTCGCGATGGGTCAGGGGAGGCACTCCTCCTTTTCAGGCAGCTATTAAAGCCACAAGTCAGATAGGACCAGCTGTTATTGGATGTACAGCGACGCTTATACTCGCATTTCTTCCTCTTATGTTTCTGCCTGGGATGGCAGGTATGTATATGAGGGTTTTACCTACAGCTGTTACTTTCATTGTTATTGGTTCACTGCTTGTTGCATTGACTATTATTCCGTTTATAACAAGCCTTGTCTTTAAAAAAGAAGTTGATCCAAGGGGCAATGCAGTTCTGAGAGGCATGAATAAAGGAATTGATTTCACATACGGCCGGGCACTGCAATGGTCGCTGAAAAGGCCGGTAATGACAGTCTCAATAGCCGCAATACTTTTCTTTTCATCTCTCCTTCTCATCAACGTGATCGGATTCAGTCTTTTTCCCAAAGCCGGCATACCTCAGTTCCTGATATCTGTTGAGACACCCCGCGGAAGTAATATTCGTGAGACTGATAAAGCTGTAAGATATGTTGAATCAGTTCTCGCATCGAGGCCTGATATAAAATTCTATATGTCGAATATCGGGAAGGGGAACCCTATGATATACTACAACTCTTTCCAGAAAAGTGAACAGGCTACTATTGGTGAGGTGCTTTGTGAACTGAAGCCTGAGTATCTGAAGGGAATTGAGAAAATTGTTGATGAGCTGCGGGATACATTAAGCAATTATGTTAATGCCAGGATTTATGTGAATGAGTTTGAGAACGGAAAACCGATTGGTGCACCGATAGAGCTTAGACTTGTAGGAAATAATCTTGATTCCATTAAACGTTGGTCAGCAAAAATTGAAGATGTTATAAGAGATAATGAGGCCTCGGTTTACGTTAAAAATCCTCTAAGCCAGTCACTTACTGACCTGAAGGTAAACATTAACACCGAAAAGGCGGGGATGTTTGGTATTCCTACAGCAGAAATTGACAGGACAATCAGGTTAGGCCTGTCAGGAATCACTGCCGGAAAATTCAGGGATGAAAGTGGTGAAGAGTATTCTATAAATGTCAGACTGCCAAAGGATGAAGCTAATACCCCTGAAGCCTTTGATGATATATATATTGCATCACTCTCAGGAGAACAGATCCCGTTATCACAGCTTGCCTCTACGGAGTTTGAGAATTCACCAACTCTCATTCAGCATTACAACAGTGAACGTTCTATTACTGTATCGGCTTCTGTCAGATCGGGTTACAATACCGATAAGGTTACAAAGGAAATACTTGCAAAAGTTGAAGAACTTGAACTTCCCGATGGATTTTCAGTTATTCCGGCCGGTGAACTTGAGAGCAGGAAGAGTAGTTTTGAAGGGATCGGAACGGCGATACTTGTTGCCGTTTTCGGGATTTTCGCAATTCTTATATTAGAGTTTAAGACATTTAAAAGTACACTCATTGTACTTTCTGTTATACCTCTCGGCATTATAGGCGGATTATTAATGCTCTGGGCTACCGGCTATACCCTTTCCTTTGCTGCTGCGATCGGTTTTGTAGCACTGATTGGTATCGAGATAAAGAATTCGATTTTGCTTGTCGATTTTACCAATCAGCTCCGGCAGCAGGGCACCTCGCTCGATGAAGCAATTATAAAGGCAGGTGAAATAAGATTTCTTCCGGTGTTGCTCACAACACTTACTGCGATAGGAGGATTGATGCCAATTGCACTTAGTAATTCCAATCTTTATTCTCCCCTGGCATATGTTATTATAGGCGGACTGATCACTTCTACTCTTCTGGCAAGACTTGTAACTCCGGTGATGTACAAGATAATACCACCGGAAATAAAACAGGTTTAA
- a CDS encoding efflux RND transporter periplasmic adaptor subunit, whose amino-acid sequence MRTRILLFTILIAVSAGCKTRETKVPPDEAVLVRVAPVTTGHITIPVHSTGTLVSSDELKLSFKTGGIIAGIYVKEGEHVKNGDLLASLNLSEISATAEQVKNGYEKALRDYKRAENLYRDTVVTLEQKQNALTALNVAQSAYEIVKFNLAHSKIFAPDNGIILRKLAKQNELIAAGYPVFVFGSSGKQWKVESGISDKDIVKVNPGDSASVSFDAWPGVKFPAVVDQAGEISNPYTGTYKTELLLNSTGYRLASGFVAAVDIYPFSGKSYTLIPIGSVVEADGKYGNIYYVTDSMSVTKIKIEIETLSGSQAAVKGIPEGVTEVVSEGAAYLKDGVKVKVID is encoded by the coding sequence ATGAGAACCAGGATTTTACTTTTTACAATATTGATAGCTGTCTCTGCAGGCTGTAAAACCCGCGAGACTAAAGTTCCTCCTGATGAGGCTGTTCTTGTCAGGGTTGCCCCGGTAACAACAGGGCATATCACTATTCCTGTTCATTCAACAGGGACACTTGTTTCGAGTGATGAGCTTAAACTCTCTTTTAAAACGGGAGGAATTATTGCCGGGATCTATGTAAAGGAAGGAGAACATGTCAAAAATGGTGATCTGCTAGCTTCACTCAACCTCTCTGAGATAAGTGCAACAGCTGAACAGGTAAAAAATGGTTACGAAAAGGCTTTGAGAGACTATAAAAGAGCTGAAAATCTGTACCGCGATACTGTAGTTACCCTGGAGCAGAAACAAAACGCTCTTACAGCACTTAATGTTGCACAATCTGCCTATGAGATAGTGAAATTCAATCTTGCCCACTCAAAAATTTTTGCACCTGATAACGGAATTATTCTCAGGAAATTAGCAAAGCAGAATGAACTGATAGCAGCCGGATACCCGGTATTTGTTTTTGGCAGTTCTGGTAAACAATGGAAAGTGGAATCGGGCATCTCCGATAAGGATATAGTTAAGGTGAATCCCGGCGATTCAGCATCTGTTTCATTTGATGCATGGCCGGGTGTGAAATTCCCTGCAGTTGTTGATCAGGCAGGTGAAATCTCTAATCCTTACACCGGAACTTATAAAACCGAATTGCTGCTTAATTCTACCGGCTACAGACTTGCTTCGGGATTTGTTGCAGCTGTTGATATTTATCCTTTTTCGGGCAAATCTTATACCTTAATTCCAATAGGATCAGTTGTTGAGGCAGATGGAAAATATGGTAATATTTACTACGTAACAGACTCAATGTCAGTAACTAAAATCAAAATTGAAATTGAAACTCTTTCTGGTTCACAGGCTGCTGTAAAGGGTATTCCTGAAGGTGTAACAGAGGTTGTATCTGAAGGGGCAGCCTATCTGAAAGACGGAGTAAAAGTAAAAGTTATAGATTGA
- a CDS encoding MarR family transcriptional regulator, which yields MKSELQTLIDLFLKILHLYSVIGRKPKNYGTGDLLYIAELHTITMVGNNHEINMTKLADIMGVTRGAISQTIRKLVSKNLIIKSNLTNRKEINLKLSEKGMIVYKAQESFQKEIFTFAGSLYEQASAEDRDLVRRLFIAISSNMEERVKAL from the coding sequence ATGAAAAGTGAACTTCAGACATTAATAGACCTCTTTCTCAAAATCCTCCACCTTTATTCTGTAATAGGAAGAAAACCGAAAAATTACGGGACTGGTGATTTGTTGTATATAGCAGAATTACACACGATTACAATGGTCGGCAATAATCATGAAATTAATATGACCAAACTCGCGGATATTATGGGAGTGACCAGAGGTGCAATATCCCAGACAATAAGAAAACTGGTAAGTAAGAACCTCATTATTAAATCAAATCTGACAAACAGGAAGGAGATCAACCTAAAGCTCTCTGAAAAAGGAATGATTGTCTATAAAGCTCAGGAGTCATTTCAGAAGGAGATATTCACCTTCGCAGGATCTCTTTATGAGCAGGCCAGTGCGGAAGACAGAGATCTTGTACGCAGGTTATTTATTGCTATAAGCAGTAATATGGAGGAGAGGGTAAAAGCACTTTAA
- a CDS encoding helix-turn-helix transcriptional regulator, translating to MISTELLKGSLKTIVLKVLEENGRMYGYEITRKVEEITGGKIILTYGALYPVLHKLEDEGVLVTESENFNNRIRIYYKLTPSGKSVVAEKIEEMSEFLETLRKIVEPQPKLKNG from the coding sequence ATGATATCAACAGAATTATTAAAAGGATCTTTAAAGACAATAGTACTTAAAGTACTTGAAGAGAACGGGCGCATGTACGGTTACGAAATAACCCGCAAGGTTGAAGAGATCACCGGCGGAAAGATAATTCTTACCTACGGAGCACTTTATCCCGTACTTCATAAACTTGAAGACGAGGGGGTTCTGGTAACAGAATCGGAAAATTTCAATAACCGGATCCGCATCTACTATAAGCTGACACCCTCAGGGAAATCGGTTGTGGCTGAGAAAATTGAAGAGATGAGTGAGTTTCTGGAGACTTTAAGAAAGATAGTCGAACCACAACCCAAACTGAAAAATGGCTGA
- a CDS encoding TolC family protein has translation MKLKFILLLLMVSSLMSGQEVLNEYIKYGIENNLALQQKQAGYQKSIEALKEAKGLFYPNISFNARYSVSEGGRVIDFPIGDLLNPVYSTLNTLTASTMFPLVENQQIQFLRPYEHETKLRLIQPVINPDIYYNSKIKKELTLFEEQDVNQYKRELIAEIKKAYYNASMAQGVFDMLTETRKLLTENVRVNKRLIENDKVTPDYLYRSETELSKFDQELQNADNNKKISFAYFNFLLNKPLTDSIIILQPDKYPSLADFTVDYAESAAANREELSKLKSYSNISDLQYQMNVSGKLPDMFIAVDYGFQGTKYRFNMDNDYLQASAILTWNLFSGFQNKAKISQSVYEKEMISTKLEEVSRQIELQVINTMNELLTAEKGILAAEQQLKNAREGFRLVKRKYEEGNSSLIEFIDARTTFTQAEENLIISKFRYLSSFAEFEKVTVINKPE, from the coding sequence ATGAAATTGAAATTCATTTTGTTATTACTTATGGTATCTTCTTTAATGAGCGGTCAGGAGGTACTGAATGAGTATATAAAGTATGGAATTGAGAATAACCTTGCCCTGCAACAGAAACAGGCTGGTTATCAGAAAAGCATTGAAGCACTGAAGGAAGCAAAGGGCCTGTTCTATCCCAATATATCATTCAATGCCAGGTACTCAGTATCAGAAGGTGGCCGGGTTATAGACTTCCCTATCGGCGATCTTCTTAACCCTGTCTATTCAACTCTGAATACACTTACAGCCTCAACTATGTTTCCTCTGGTCGAAAATCAGCAGATACAGTTTCTCCGACCATATGAGCATGAAACAAAACTTCGGCTGATCCAGCCTGTGATTAATCCGGATATCTATTACAATTCAAAAATCAAAAAGGAACTTACGCTATTCGAAGAACAGGATGTGAATCAGTATAAAAGGGAACTGATTGCCGAGATAAAAAAAGCATATTATAATGCTTCTATGGCACAGGGGGTATTTGATATGCTCACTGAAACAAGAAAGCTCCTGACTGAAAATGTTAGAGTGAATAAGAGGCTTATTGAAAATGATAAAGTAACTCCTGATTATCTCTATCGCTCAGAGACTGAGTTAAGTAAGTTTGATCAGGAGTTGCAGAATGCTGATAATAACAAAAAAATATCTTTTGCATACTTCAACTTTCTTCTTAATAAACCTCTTACTGACAGCATAATAATTCTTCAGCCTGATAAATACCCTTCCCTTGCAGATTTTACTGTTGATTATGCAGAATCTGCAGCGGCTAACAGGGAGGAGCTCAGTAAGCTTAAAAGCTACAGCAACATTTCTGATCTCCAGTACCAAATGAATGTATCAGGGAAGCTTCCCGATATGTTTATCGCTGTTGATTACGGATTTCAGGGGACGAAATACAGGTTTAACATGGACAATGATTATCTGCAGGCCTCAGCGATTCTGACATGGAACCTCTTCTCCGGTTTTCAGAACAAAGCCAAAATCAGTCAGTCTGTCTATGAAAAGGAAATGATTTCCACGAAACTTGAAGAAGTATCACGGCAGATAGAATTGCAGGTTATTAATACAATGAATGAATTGCTCACTGCTGAAAAAGGGATCCTGGCCGCAGAGCAGCAGCTGAAAAATGCACGAGAAGGTTTCCGCCTTGTTAAAAGAAAATATGAAGAAGGCAATTCAAGCCTGATAGAATTCATAGATGCCCGTACCACATTTACTCAGGCAGAGGAGAACCTTATAATATCAAAGTTCAGATACCTCTCTTCGTTTGCCGAATTTGAAAAAGTAACTGTAATTAATAAACCAGAATAA
- a CDS encoding OmpA family protein, whose product MRILITGTVLFVIWAFFSAWLYNDVLLPVINKPVAVQTIPVPPDPVADSLAKIIASMPKPIMIYFEFDKTKFKTDPQIESRISEFKEWLGKYPGSLLSVTGHADIVGTSEYNQDLAFQRAQAVVKYLEEQGVLTDRITTLSKGETESADDYITPEGRAKNRNTVISIKMK is encoded by the coding sequence ATGAGAATCCTGATTACCGGAACTGTCCTGTTTGTGATCTGGGCCTTCTTTTCAGCATGGCTGTATAATGATGTTCTGTTGCCCGTGATTAACAAGCCTGTTGCAGTACAAACTATTCCTGTGCCACCCGATCCGGTGGCTGATTCCCTGGCAAAGATCATTGCATCAATGCCCAAACCAATCATGATCTATTTTGAATTTGACAAGACGAAATTCAAAACAGATCCGCAAATCGAAAGCAGAATTTCTGAGTTCAAAGAATGGCTCGGAAAGTATCCGGGCTCCCTCTTATCTGTAACCGGACATGCAGATATTGTAGGCACTTCTGAATATAATCAGGATCTTGCTTTCCAGAGAGCTCAGGCTGTTGTCAAATACCTTGAAGAACAGGGTGTGTTAACAGACAGAATAACTACCTTATCAAAAGGAGAGACAGAATCTGCAGATGATTATATCACTCCCGAGGGAAGGGCAAAAAACAGAAATACAGTAATATCAATTAAAATGAAATAA
- a CDS encoding M20/M25/M40 family metallo-hydrolase, with translation MKKSLLLTFAILVISGISLFAQDKVIKSIIQLGQTDNQTMNHLDVISNRFGGRLIGSDAYENAGLWCASQFKKWGMEVEMDEAGTLPVGFNRGPWFGRMLSENGMDLHFATPSYTSGTKGVQRGHVLIEPKTQAEFDRMKGVLKGAWVLISGTNNGWPVDYSVKGDSLRAKIIAENEEIAKTNREIAAENRRNPDKEQKPMLPVKDEPALFYKQMREAGILGIIQSSTVPIRALYDRKNVEKMTFETLPSTPDIKLDEHQYAIIEQMVKERRYFLLEFDIRNHFKMGPVKYHNIIGIIRGTKYPDEYVMMGGHLDAFDVATGGVDDGSGITPAMEAARLIMAAGGKPKRTILVCLWAGEEFGLWGSKNWVEDNKMKLGKISNYFNRDGGPTVASSLTVPEAMYEDFEKICEPLNTINPDFPFTLTKRTTPAGPKPTSAGGSDHAYFAMNGVPTLSFGAPDSKGYDFNYQEIWHTERDTYNKSIPEYQNHTSVVTAVVVYGLANLDHLLSREGLYVDESKSAK, from the coding sequence ATGAAAAAATCACTCCTTCTCACTTTTGCTATTCTGGTTATTTCAGGTATTTCCTTATTTGCACAGGACAAAGTAATTAAGTCAATTATACAACTTGGTCAGACCGATAATCAGACCATGAATCATCTCGATGTTATTTCGAACCGTTTTGGAGGGAGGCTTATCGGGTCGGATGCTTATGAAAATGCAGGATTGTGGTGTGCTTCCCAGTTTAAGAAGTGGGGAATGGAAGTTGAGATGGATGAGGCAGGCACATTACCTGTTGGTTTTAACCGCGGCCCATGGTTTGGCAGGATGCTCAGTGAGAACGGTATGGACCTTCATTTCGCAACACCCTCTTATACATCAGGCACTAAAGGAGTTCAGAGAGGTCATGTTTTGATTGAACCAAAAACACAAGCCGAATTTGACCGCATGAAAGGAGTACTGAAGGGAGCATGGGTTCTTATTTCGGGGACAAATAACGGATGGCCTGTTGACTATTCTGTAAAAGGCGATTCCCTTAGAGCTAAAATAATAGCTGAAAATGAAGAGATTGCAAAGACAAACCGTGAAATAGCTGCTGAAAACAGAAGGAATCCTGACAAGGAACAGAAGCCGATGCTTCCGGTAAAAGATGAACCGGCATTGTTTTATAAGCAGATGCGCGAGGCAGGGATTCTTGGAATCATTCAGTCTTCAACAGTTCCAATACGTGCTTTATACGACAGGAAAAATGTTGAGAAGATGACATTCGAAACACTTCCCTCAACACCCGATATAAAACTTGATGAACACCAGTATGCGATTATAGAACAGATGGTTAAGGAGAGAAGATATTTTCTGCTTGAGTTTGACATCCGTAACCATTTCAAGATGGGTCCGGTGAAATATCATAACATAATTGGTATAATCAGAGGGACAAAATATCCCGATGAATATGTAATGATGGGTGGTCACCTCGATGCTTTTGATGTTGCTACCGGGGGCGTTGACGATGGTTCCGGAATTACACCTGCAATGGAAGCTGCCCGGCTCATTATGGCTGCCGGAGGAAAGCCAAAAAGAACAATCCTGGTTTGCCTCTGGGCTGGTGAAGAGTTTGGACTCTGGGGCTCAAAAAACTGGGTCGAGGATAACAAAATGAAACTCGGTAAGATCTCAAACTATTTCAACCGCGACGGGGGTCCGACAGTTGCCAGCAGCCTTACTGTTCCTGAAGCAATGTATGAGGATTTCGAAAAGATCTGCGAGCCGCTGAACACAATTAATCCTGACTTCCCTTTTACCTTAACTAAGAGAACCACTCCGGCCGGACCAAAGCCGACAAGTGCGGGAGGATCTGACCATGCATATTTTGCTATGAACGGAGTACCGACCTTGAGTTTCGGAGCTCCTGATTCAAAGGGATATGACTTCAACTATCAGGAGATCTGGCACACTGAGCGTGATACATATAATAAAAGTATTCCTGAATACCAGAACCATACATCGGTTGTTACTGCTGTTGTTGTATACGGACTGGCAAATCTCGATCATTTATTATCAAGAGAGGGACTCTATGTTGATGAGTCCAAATCTGCAAAATAG